In the Manduca sexta isolate Smith_Timp_Sample1 unplaced genomic scaffold, JHU_Msex_v1.0 HiC_scaffold_1244, whole genome shotgun sequence genome, one interval contains:
- the LOC119191241 gene encoding general transcriptional corepressor trfA-like yields the protein MTNDSDESEQEGSKDSAVIQKEKEKIVEIEREISEIEGDISEEESTEEEDEPQGVIVEAETSSQEDSSEEGSGPEQAQDIISINDTSSSDSSLKFDKNSSDTPVYQVDVELHEKTSKAFETSFSVGTTFGVKLEKELHADVYVEKEDAMPGRAQASGTRTTHPARVPHTGTQSLEIVAAGSQTDSNTSDPLNARASDSENSSDSEPQGINLHYSEENVEGNMTSDEDEVDMRESGAYGKLKNAIIPLGFKPLHQDAASGVDEPDAPSNSKQITETEIQPEGVQTIIPVQHEEIKISATETKVDAKSNEVEQKDENRETVLEVPKEVPVALDVEVKGGVEIESKDLLKSADSEKIDIVKNTDIESNKNAKIGDADKIETRKHAETENIEVSKTEPKPDVIITDEKMSEPDSEQVKPAARITKRTKSTSSNPSMIKHLNASEHNLLLRTRRRNNTRK from the exons ATGACTAATGACAGTGACGAGTCTGAACAAGAGGGTAGTAAGGATTCTGCAGTCATACAAAAGGAGAAGGAAAAGATTGTTGAGATAGAAAGGGAGATTAGTGAGATTGAAGGTGACATATCTGAGGAAGAGAGTACTGAAGAAGAGGATGAGCCACAGGGGGTTATCGTTGAGGCAGAGACAAGCAGTCAGGAAGACAGTTCTGAGGag GGATCCGGCCCCGAACAGGCACAggatataatatcaattaacgATACTTCATCATCGGATTCGTCGCTTAAATTCGACAAGAATTCATCCGACACACCCGTGTACCAAGTCGACGTGGAGTTACATGAGAAGACTAGCAAAGCTTTTGAAACTTCGTTCTCGGTCGGTACGACATTTGGCGTGAAACTTGAGAAGGAATTGCACGCTGATGTTTACGTGGAAAAAGAAGACGCCATGCCAGGAAGGGCCCAAGCCTCAGGGACTAGAACAACCCATCCCGCTCGGGTCCCTCATACAGGAACGCAATCGTTAGAGATAGTAGCCGCGGGAAGCCAAACAGACTCGAACACTAGTGATCCATTAAACGCGAGGGCGTCCGATTCCGAAAACTCGTCGGATTCGGAACCTCAGGGAATAAATCTACATTACTCGGAGGAGAATGTCGAAGGGAATATGACGAGTGATGAGGATGAAGTAGATATGCGAG AATCAGGAGCGtatggtaaattaaaaaatgcaattattcCGCTGGGATTCAAACCTTTACATCAGGATGCAGCGTCAGGTGTAGACGAGCCCGATGCTCCTTCTAACAGCAAGCAAATAACTGAAACAGAAATTCAACCTGAGGGTGTACAAACTATCATTCCAGTTCAACATgaggaaattaaaatatcagcGACAGAAACCAAGGTTGATGCAAAATCTAACGAAGTGGAACAAAAAGATGAAAATAGAGAAACTGTACTTGAAGTTCCCAAGGAAGTACCGGTTGCGCTCGATGTTGAAGTAAAAGGAGGGGTGGAAATCGAAAGCAAAGATCTCTTAAAATCCGCTGATTCTGAAAAGAttgatattgtaaaaaatactgatattgaaagtaataaaaatgcaaagatCGGTGACGCTGACAAAATAGAAACTCGAAAACATGCTGAAACTGAAAATATAGAAGTCTCAAAAACCGAGCCGAAACCAGACGTTATAATAACCGATGAAAAAATGTCAGAACCGGATTCAGAACAAGTCAAACCTGCTGCACGAATTACGAAACGAACAAAATCTACATCATCAAATCCGTCGATGATCAAACACCTAAACGCAAGCGAACACAATCTACTGCTTCGAACACGCAGAAGAAACAACACCAGAAAATAA